From Mycobacterium cookii:
CGACGAGGACCGGATCGTGGGCCTCGGCGGGCAACCCCAGGGGGACATCATCGACTTGGGCGACTCGATCCTGCTGCCCGGACTGATGGACATGGAAGTCAATCTGCTGATGGGCGGGCGGGGCGAGACGCCCGGGCTGTCCCAGGTGCAGGACGATCCCCCGACGCGCGTGCTGCGTGCGGTCGGCAACGCCCGCCGCACGCTGCGGGCGGGATTCACCACCGTGCGCAACCTGGGCCTGTTCGTCAAGACCGGCGGTTACCTGCTCGACGTCGCGCTGGGCAAGGCCATCGACGCGGGCTGGATCGAAGGACCCCGAATCGTCCCGGCCGGCCACGCAATCACGCCCACCGGCGGGCACCTGGACCCGACGATGTTCGCCGCGTTCATGCCCGGTGCACTCGAGCTCACAGTCGAAGAGGGCATCGCCAACGGAGTCGACGAAATCCGTAAGGCTGTGCGTTACCAGATCAAGCACGGCGCCCAGCTGATCAAGGTGTGCGTTTCGGGCGGCGTGATGTCGTTGACCGGTGAGGCTGGGGCGCAACACTATTCCGATGAGGAATTGCGCGCGATCGTCGATGAGGCGCACCGGCGGGGGCTGCGTGTCGCGGCGCATACACACGGAGCTGAAGCGGTCAAGCACGCGGTCGCGTGCGGGATCGACTGCATCGAGCACGGGTTTCTGATGGATGACGAGGCCATCCAGATGCTGGTCGACAACGACCGGTTCCTGGTGACGACCCGCAGGCTCGCCCAGGCGATGGATGTGTCCCGCGCTCCGAAGGCGTTGCAGGACAAGGCGGCCGAGATGTTCCCCAAGGCCGAAACGTCGATCAAGGCTGCCTACCAGGCCGGGGTGAAGATCGCGGTCGGCACGGACGCCCCGGCAATCCCGCACGGCAAGAACGCCGATGAGCTCGTCACGTTGGTGGAATGGGGTATGCCGCCACTGGCGGTGTTGCGGGCCGCCACCGTGACCGCAGCCGAGCTGATCAATGTCACCGACCGAGGCCGGCTGGCCGAGGGCCAGCTCGCCGACATCATCGCGGTACCGGGAAACCCGTTGGAAGACATCACGGTTACCCAGCATGTGAACTTTGTTATGAAAGGCGGCAAAGTCTATGTCGGATCGAATTGAGGACCTCGTCGAGATCCAGCAGTTGCTGGCCCGCTACGCGGTCACGATCACCCAGGAAGACATCGACGGCCTGATCGCCGTGTTCACGCCGGACGGCACCTACAGCGCGTTCGGCGAAACCTATTCGCTGGACCGGTTTCCGGTGCTCGTCGATGCCGCGCCCAAGGGTCTGTTCATGACCGCGACACCGGTCATCGAATTGGACGGTGACACGGCGACCGGAACGCAGCCGCTGTGCTTCATCGACAACGCCACCCACGACATGCGTATCGGCTACTACAAGGACACCTACGTGCGGACGGATGACGGCTGGCGGTTGAAAACCCGCGCCATGACGTTCATTCGGCGTAGCGGTGTGCACGACTCAGGGCGCCCGCACGCTATCGGGCGGCCTTCAGCTCAAGCATGAAAGTCGACGAGTTCCGCGCGGGCTTGCGGGCCTGGCTCGACGACAACGATCTGACGCCGGGCCCGGACCATACGCTGCAGGGACACATGCTGCAGTACCGTCGCGTCAGCCGGGCGCTGTATGACGCCGATTGGATGCGATACGGCTGGCCCCTCGAAGTCGGCGGGTTGGGCGGTCCGGCCATCCTTCGCGCAGTCGTCGGCGAAGAAGTGGTGGGCCGCCGTCTCGCCGAACCGGGCCCGTATTCGATGCTCGAGGTGCTCACGCCCACCATGATCGACTACGCCCCGGCAGAGCTCGCCGCCGAAATGGTGCCGCGGCTACTCAGGGGCGAAGAGCAATGGTGCCAAGGGTTTTCCGAGCCAGGATCCGGCAGCGACCTGGCGTCGCTGAGCACACGCGCGGTGCAGGACGGCGACAACTGGATCGTCAACGGGCAGAAGGTGTGGACCAGCTACGCGCAGTTCTCCACGCGGTGCGTGTTGCTCACTCGCACAGCGCCCGGCTACGACGGGAT
This genomic window contains:
- a CDS encoding metal-dependent hydrolase family protein, whose protein sequence is MLTLKAAGLLDIDAGEIVSPGIVRVDEDRIVGLGGQPQGDIIDLGDSILLPGLMDMEVNLLMGGRGETPGLSQVQDDPPTRVLRAVGNARRTLRAGFTTVRNLGLFVKTGGYLLDVALGKAIDAGWIEGPRIVPAGHAITPTGGHLDPTMFAAFMPGALELTVEEGIANGVDEIRKAVRYQIKHGAQLIKVCVSGGVMSLTGEAGAQHYSDEELRAIVDEAHRRGLRVAAHTHGAEAVKHAVACGIDCIEHGFLMDDEAIQMLVDNDRFLVTTRRLAQAMDVSRAPKALQDKAAEMFPKAETSIKAAYQAGVKIAVGTDAPAIPHGKNADELVTLVEWGMPPLAVLRAATVTAAELINVTDRGRLAEGQLADIIAVPGNPLEDITVTQHVNFVMKGGKVYVGSN
- a CDS encoding nuclear transport factor 2 family protein, whose protein sequence is MSDRIEDLVEIQQLLARYAVTITQEDIDGLIAVFTPDGTYSAFGETYSLDRFPVLVDAAPKGLFMTATPVIELDGDTATGTQPLCFIDNATHDMRIGYYKDTYVRTDDGWRLKTRAMTFIRRSGVHDSGRPHAIGRPSAQA